One window of Kosakonia cowanii JCM 10956 = DSM 18146 genomic DNA carries:
- a CDS encoding sigma-54 interaction domain-containing protein, with amino-acid sequence MIPSTTPSILMQIQPKIQKFAGMLASVLQLEVEIVDNSLCRVAGTGIFDTQIGRKLNTSSQLLRHIVETKKEKVVTHSRFDPFCNGCHSKANCKEKAFIGTPVIYHGQCVGVISLVALTHEQQVRINDNIQAFSDYVRHVSSIFVSRFLQDLSSNDNIQKVFLTMIEFMDQGVLVVGHDHKIKFANPSALKIIGASAGNMIGKSIHFRPLSFEDHFRHGHMLHVVSFDDKKELIIGQLHAVQDQWLFLMAFHQSHSSAELSAAHEEPLIESLIGECRPMQQLKKLIHRVAPVPSSVMIVGESGTGKEVVARAIHKLSDRSVKPFVAINCAAIPEHLLESELFGYVKGAFTGASANGKTGLIQAANHGTLFLDEIGDMPLTLQVKLLRAIESREVQPVGACHPVPVDIRIISATNQNLAQVIAEGKFREDLYYRLNVIPLRLPPLRERQQDIELLIHYFLHLHTHRLDLVYPGVAPEVVAFLQRYRWPGNIRELSNLMEYLVNVVPSGEVIDISLLPPNLLSSDNVSVSSERVNSSAAEGRAESVTALEEMERQMICDALSRYGNKKQAADVLGIGIATLYRKIKKYALEGV; translated from the coding sequence ATGATTCCATCCACCACGCCCTCCATTTTGATGCAGATTCAACCTAAGATACAAAAATTCGCCGGAATGCTGGCGAGCGTTCTGCAACTGGAAGTGGAAATTGTTGATAATTCATTATGCAGGGTCGCCGGAACGGGAATTTTTGATACGCAAATTGGGCGTAAATTAAATACAAGTTCACAACTATTGCGCCACATTGTTGAGACAAAAAAGGAGAAAGTGGTTACCCACTCCCGCTTCGATCCCTTCTGTAATGGCTGCCACAGCAAAGCGAACTGTAAAGAGAAAGCCTTTATCGGCACCCCGGTTATCTATCATGGGCAGTGTGTTGGGGTGATTAGCCTGGTGGCATTAACCCATGAGCAGCAAGTTCGCATCAACGATAATATTCAGGCCTTCTCCGATTATGTTCGCCACGTCTCGTCGATATTTGTTTCACGTTTTCTTCAGGATCTCTCCAGCAACGATAATATTCAGAAAGTCTTTTTGACCATGATTGAATTTATGGATCAGGGCGTGCTGGTGGTCGGCCACGATCATAAAATTAAATTCGCTAACCCTTCGGCGCTGAAAATTATCGGTGCGTCAGCGGGAAATATGATCGGCAAGAGTATACATTTTCGTCCTCTGAGCTTTGAGGACCATTTCCGCCACGGTCATATGCTGCACGTCGTTTCATTCGATGATAAGAAAGAGCTTATTATCGGTCAGCTGCATGCGGTTCAGGATCAGTGGTTATTTTTAATGGCTTTTCACCAGTCCCACTCATCAGCAGAATTAAGCGCTGCCCACGAGGAGCCCTTAATTGAGAGCCTGATCGGAGAGTGCCGCCCGATGCAGCAGTTGAAAAAGCTGATTCACCGCGTCGCGCCCGTCCCCTCAAGCGTGATGATTGTTGGCGAGAGCGGTACTGGAAAAGAGGTGGTCGCCAGAGCGATCCATAAGCTGAGCGACCGCAGCGTCAAACCTTTCGTCGCCATCAACTGCGCGGCGATCCCTGAGCATCTGCTGGAGAGCGAGCTGTTCGGCTACGTTAAAGGCGCGTTTACCGGCGCATCGGCTAATGGCAAAACGGGTCTTATTCAGGCGGCAAATCATGGCACCCTGTTTCTCGATGAGATTGGCGATATGCCATTAACCCTGCAGGTGAAGCTGCTGCGCGCCATTGAGTCGCGGGAAGTGCAGCCAGTGGGCGCCTGCCACCCGGTGCCGGTAGATATTCGTATTATCTCCGCGACCAATCAAAACCTTGCACAGGTTATTGCCGAGGGTAAATTCCGCGAAGATCTCTACTATCGCCTGAATGTGATCCCGCTACGATTACCGCCGCTGCGCGAGCGCCAGCAGGATATTGAACTGCTGATCCACTACTTTCTTCATCTGCATACGCACCGGCTGGATCTGGTCTATCCCGGCGTTGCGCCGGAGGTGGTGGCCTTTCTGCAGCGCTATCGCTGGCCGGGCAATATCCGTGAACTGAGCAATCTGATGGAGTATCTGGTCAATGTTGTGCCCTCCGGGGAGGTTATCGATATCTCGCTTTTGCCGCCCAATCTGTTGAGCAGCGACAACGTCAGTGTATCGAGCGAGCGCGTCAACTCCTCGGCTGCCGAAGGGCGGGCAGAGAGCGTCACGGCGCTGGAGGAGATGGAGCGGCAGATGATCTGTGACGCGCTTTCGCGCTACGGAAATAAAAAGCAGGCAGCAGATGTGCTGGGGATTGGTATTGCCACGCTCTATCGCAAAATTAAAAAGTATGCGCTGGAAGGAGTGTGA
- a CDS encoding DUF6056 family protein, producing the protein MLEKSYKVLLIALVFASLFAIEWLTPIHSDDYRYYLLGISPASHYQWYMTWSGRIVADYASSLILITQSQFVYAFSTAFAALAFCYFIAKTPGKTLRWQKSDNILLPLVFCTYWIANPNLGQTTFWLVGAANYLWTNLFVAAWIFYLYRITVDNIKTINPLLMVLAFMAGCSNESVSPFVVLLALVAIIYEMVTAKSVAKNKIIYALSALAGSCTLIFSPGNFVRAASKTYWYGKPLLERITIHLTERVHNHLALIWISYVVLLLLVLVILFNKEVKAKITRRTVLPAILTAIFGVGTVLIMFASPSYPDRVVNGTFMFFLLTIAFIAYGILMSGVRKAVICTAIVTLLCAGTFAWSWTLMHKSYTRIALQEQVRMSIIEKESAQGNREITIPDYHFIKMQNSGGQFGLFHDPEIYGQYFGVDNIYPKRWTLITPLSPMVKLSGLQTTSPPTATRRVI; encoded by the coding sequence ATGTTAGAGAAATCTTATAAAGTTCTGCTTATTGCGCTCGTTTTTGCGAGCCTGTTCGCCATTGAGTGGCTAACGCCGATTCACTCAGATGATTACCGCTACTATCTGTTGGGTATCTCCCCTGCCAGCCATTACCAATGGTATATGACCTGGAGCGGCAGGATCGTGGCAGATTACGCCAGCTCACTGATACTCATCACCCAGTCGCAATTTGTCTACGCTTTTTCAACCGCGTTTGCGGCTTTGGCCTTCTGTTATTTCATTGCCAAAACGCCGGGCAAAACCCTGCGCTGGCAAAAAAGCGATAATATTTTGCTGCCGCTGGTCTTCTGCACCTACTGGATAGCTAACCCTAACCTGGGGCAGACCACCTTCTGGCTGGTCGGTGCGGCCAACTATCTCTGGACAAACCTGTTTGTCGCCGCATGGATTTTTTATCTCTACCGCATCACCGTCGATAATATTAAAACCATTAATCCATTACTGATGGTGCTCGCTTTTATGGCGGGCTGCTCGAATGAGAGCGTGTCACCTTTTGTCGTGCTTCTCGCGCTGGTCGCCATTATTTATGAAATGGTCACAGCGAAATCGGTGGCCAAAAACAAAATTATTTATGCTCTTTCAGCGCTGGCGGGCTCCTGTACGCTGATCTTCTCGCCGGGTAATTTTGTGCGTGCGGCCAGTAAAACCTACTGGTACGGCAAACCGCTGCTGGAGCGTATTACCATTCACTTAACCGAACGAGTACACAACCATCTGGCGCTAATCTGGATTAGCTACGTTGTGCTGCTGCTGTTGGTGCTGGTTATTCTCTTTAATAAAGAGGTGAAAGCGAAAATTACCCGCCGCACGGTGCTGCCCGCTATCCTGACGGCGATTTTTGGCGTCGGCACGGTGCTGATTATGTTCGCCTCGCCCTCCTATCCGGACCGGGTCGTCAACGGCACCTTTATGTTTTTCCTGTTGACCATCGCTTTTATCGCCTACGGCATTTTAATGAGCGGTGTCAGAAAAGCCGTTATCTGCACGGCAATTGTCACACTGCTGTGCGCAGGCACTTTTGCCTGGTCATGGACGTTGATGCATAAAAGCTACACGCGTATTGCGCTGCAAGAGCAGGTGCGGATGAGCATTATCGAAAAAGAGTCCGCGCAGGGAAACAGAGAGATCACCATTCCTGATTACCACTTTATTAAAATGCAGAACAGCGGCGGTCAGTTTGGCCTGTTCCACGATCCTGAAATCTATGGCCAATATTTTGGTGTTGATAATATTTACCCGAAACGGTGGACTTTGATTACTCCGCTATCGCCAATGGTGAAGTTATCCGGCTTGCAGACAACATCACCGCCTACAGCAACGCGCAGGGTGATTTAA
- a CDS encoding YgeY family selenium metabolism-linked hydrolase — translation MAKAIPFKQIVEKAHLYEAEMTRFLRDMIAIPSESCDEKRVVHRIKEEMERVGFDKVEIDPMGNVLGYIGHGPRLLAMDAHIDTVGVGNIKNWGFDPYHGIETDELIGGRGASDQEGGMASMVYAGKIIKDLGLEDEYTLLVTGTVQEEDCDGLCWQYIIEQSGIRPEFVVSTEPTDCQIYRGHRGRMEIRVDVHGVSCHGSAPERGDNAIFKMAPILNELEKLSQRLGHDDFLGKGTLTVSEIFFTSPSRCAVADSCAISIDRRLTWGESWEGALEEIRALPAVKKAEAVVSMYSYDRPSWTGLIYPTECYFPTWKVEEDHFTVRALYNAYEGLFGSAPVVDKWTFSTNGVSIMGRHGIPVIGFGPGKEPEAHAPNEKTWKSHLVTCAAMYAAIPLSWLATA, via the coding sequence ATGGCTAAAGCTATCCCGTTTAAGCAGATTGTTGAAAAAGCACACCTCTACGAAGCGGAGATGACACGCTTCCTGCGCGATATGATCGCCATCCCCAGCGAAAGCTGTGATGAGAAGCGTGTCGTTCACCGCATTAAAGAGGAGATGGAGCGCGTCGGCTTCGACAAAGTGGAGATCGACCCGATGGGCAACGTGCTCGGCTATATCGGCCACGGCCCGCGGCTGCTCGCCATGGATGCGCATATTGATACGGTCGGCGTCGGCAATATCAAAAACTGGGGCTTTGATCCCTATCACGGGATTGAAACCGATGAGCTGATCGGCGGGCGCGGTGCCTCCGATCAAGAGGGCGGCATGGCCTCGATGGTCTATGCCGGGAAGATCATTAAAGATCTTGGCCTTGAGGATGAGTACACCCTGCTGGTGACCGGCACCGTGCAGGAGGAGGATTGTGACGGACTTTGCTGGCAGTACATTATCGAGCAGTCCGGCATTCGCCCGGAGTTTGTCGTCAGCACTGAACCGACCGATTGCCAGATCTATCGCGGCCATCGCGGGCGCATGGAGATCCGCGTCGATGTGCATGGCGTCAGCTGTCATGGCTCCGCGCCGGAGCGCGGTGATAACGCCATCTTCAAAATGGCTCCGATTCTCAACGAACTGGAGAAGCTGTCGCAACGTCTGGGACATGACGATTTTCTCGGCAAAGGCACGCTCACCGTCTCCGAGATCTTCTTTACCTCGCCAAGCCGCTGCGCGGTGGCGGATAGCTGCGCCATCTCTATCGATCGCCGCCTCACCTGGGGCGAAAGCTGGGAAGGCGCGCTGGAGGAGATCCGCGCGCTACCGGCGGTGAAAAAGGCCGAAGCGGTAGTGTCGATGTACAGCTATGACCGCCCGTCGTGGACCGGGCTTATCTATCCTACCGAGTGCTACTTCCCGACGTGGAAAGTGGAGGAGGATCACTTCACGGTGCGCGCGCTCTACAACGCCTATGAGGGGTTGTTCGGCAGCGCGCCGGTGGTCGATAAGTGGACCTTCTCCACCAACGGCGTCTCAATTATGGGACGGCACGGCATTCCGGTTATCGGTTTTGGCCCCGGTAAAGAGCCGGAAGCCCATGCGCCGAATGAGAAGACCTGGAAGTCGCATCTGGTCACCTGCGCGGCGATGTATGCCGCGATCCCGCTGAGCTGGCTGGCGACTGCGTAG
- the dpaL gene encoding diaminopropionate ammonia-lyase, producing MSALPLRINIAENHFFTGEASPRFTRQQAQQARQFHQKLAGYQPTPLYALNALAACVGVDTILVKDESQRFGLNAFKMLGGVYAIAQLLCEKYHLDINAFSFEHFKASSKEKLTFATCTDGNHGRGVAWAAQQLGQNAVIYMPKGSAQARVDAILRLGAECIVTDMNYDDTVRFTLQRAQKNGWEVVQDTAWPGYTKVPTWIMQGYATLIDEAIEQMAAMGSPHPTHVFLQAGVGAMAASVLNYLADIFDARHLHSVIIEPEHADCLYRSAVKGEIVKVGGEMETIMAGLACGEPNPLGWTILRNCASQFIACEDAVAALGMRVLGHPLGDDPRIISGESGAVGAGLLAAIPLHPQGESLRKSLQLNRDSVVLLISTEGDTDAQHYREVVWAGKHPAAE from the coding sequence ATGTCCGCACTTCCATTGCGTATCAATATTGCAGAAAACCACTTCTTTACCGGCGAAGCCTCGCCGCGCTTCACCCGCCAGCAGGCACAGCAGGCGCGCCAGTTTCACCAAAAACTGGCGGGCTATCAGCCCACTCCGCTCTATGCCCTGAACGCGCTGGCGGCGTGCGTCGGTGTCGATACGATTCTGGTGAAAGATGAGTCGCAGCGCTTCGGCCTTAATGCCTTCAAAATGCTCGGCGGCGTTTACGCCATCGCGCAGCTGTTATGCGAGAAATATCATCTTGATATCAACGCCTTCTCGTTTGAGCACTTCAAAGCAAGCAGCAAGGAGAAGCTCACCTTCGCCACCTGCACCGATGGCAACCATGGGCGCGGCGTCGCCTGGGCGGCGCAGCAGCTTGGGCAGAACGCCGTGATCTATATGCCGAAAGGCTCCGCGCAGGCGCGAGTCGATGCCATTCTGCGCCTCGGGGCTGAGTGCATCGTCACCGATATGAATTACGACGATACCGTGCGCTTTACCCTGCAACGGGCGCAAAAAAATGGCTGGGAGGTGGTGCAGGATACCGCGTGGCCTGGCTACACCAAAGTTCCCACCTGGATTATGCAGGGCTACGCCACACTGATTGATGAAGCGATCGAACAGATGGCCGCGATGGGCTCACCCCACCCCACTCACGTTTTCCTGCAAGCGGGCGTCGGCGCAATGGCAGCCAGCGTGCTGAACTACCTCGCCGACATCTTCGACGCCCGGCATCTGCACAGCGTGATTATTGAGCCGGAGCATGCCGACTGCCTCTACCGCTCCGCCGTAAAGGGGGAGATCGTCAAGGTAGGCGGCGAGATGGAGACCATTATGGCGGGCCTCGCCTGCGGCGAACCCAACCCGCTCGGCTGGACGATCCTGCGCAACTGCGCCAGCCAGTTTATCGCCTGTGAAGACGCCGTCGCCGCGCTGGGCATGCGTGTGCTCGGCCATCCGCTGGGCGACGATCCGCGCATCATCTCCGGCGAATCCGGCGCCGTTGGCGCGGGCCTGCTCGCCGCTATCCCGCTGCACCCACAGGGCGAGTCGCTGAGAAAAAGCTTACAGCTTAATCGCGACTCGGTGGTGCTGCTGATCAGCACCGAAGGCGATACCGATGCGCAGCACTATCGCGAGGTGGTGTGGGCAGGCAAGCATCCGGCGGCTGAATAA
- the ygeW gene encoding knotted carbamoyltransferase YgeW yields MKTVNELIKEIRTLHSHLHEKDFLLTWEQSPDELKQVLDVAAALKALRAENIATRVFKSGLGISVFRDNSTRTRFSYASALNLLGLAQQDLDEGKSQIAHGETVRETANMIAFCADAIGIRDDMYLGAGNAYMREVGEALDDGHKQGVLPQRPALINLQCDIDHPTQSMADLAWLREHFGSLEALKGKKIAMTWAYSPSYGKPLSVPQGIIGLMTRFGMDVTLAHPEGYDLIPDVIEVAKSNAAASGGSFRQVNDMAEAFKDADIVYPKSWAPYTVMEQRTDLLRASDHQGLKALEQHCLAQNARHKEWECTEALMATTRNGEALYMHCLPADISGVSCDEGEVAAEVFEKYRIATYKEASWKPYIIASMILCRKYAEPGQLLEQLFTDAQKRIL; encoded by the coding sequence ATGAAAACTGTTAATGAATTAATCAAGGAGATCCGCACCCTTCACTCGCATCTGCATGAGAAAGATTTTCTGCTGACGTGGGAGCAGTCACCGGATGAGCTGAAGCAGGTGCTTGATGTCGCCGCGGCACTGAAGGCGCTGCGTGCAGAGAATATCGCCACCCGCGTGTTCAAAAGCGGGCTGGGCATTTCGGTGTTCCGCGATAACTCCACCCGCACCCGCTTCTCCTATGCCTCGGCGCTGAATCTGCTCGGCCTCGCGCAGCAGGATCTTGATGAGGGAAAATCGCAGATTGCCCACGGCGAAACGGTGCGTGAAACCGCCAATATGATCGCCTTCTGCGCGGACGCCATCGGCATTCGTGACGACATGTATCTCGGTGCCGGTAACGCCTATATGCGGGAAGTGGGTGAAGCGCTGGATGACGGCCATAAACAGGGCGTGCTGCCGCAGCGTCCGGCGCTGATTAACTTACAGTGCGACATTGACCACCCGACCCAGTCGATGGCGGATCTCGCCTGGCTGCGCGAACACTTCGGCTCACTGGAGGCATTGAAGGGCAAAAAAATCGCCATGACCTGGGCCTACTCGCCAAGCTATGGCAAACCCCTCTCGGTGCCGCAGGGGATCATCGGCCTGATGACGCGTTTTGGAATGGATGTCACCCTCGCGCACCCCGAAGGGTACGACCTGATCCCGGATGTGATTGAAGTGGCAAAAAGCAATGCCGCAGCCTCGGGCGGCAGCTTCCGCCAGGTCAATGATATGGCAGAAGCGTTTAAGGATGCCGATATCGTCTACCCGAAATCCTGGGCGCCCTACACCGTAATGGAGCAGCGCACGGACTTGCTGCGCGCCAGCGATCATCAGGGGCTGAAAGCGCTGGAGCAGCACTGCCTGGCGCAGAACGCCCGCCATAAAGAGTGGGAGTGTACCGAGGCGCTGATGGCGACCACCCGCAACGGCGAAGCGCTCTATATGCACTGCCTGCCAGCGGATATCAGCGGCGTCTCCTGCGACGAAGGCGAAGTCGCGGCTGAAGTGTTCGAAAAATACCGCATTGCCACCTACAAAGAGGCGAGCTGGAAGCCCTACATCATCGCCTCGATGATCCTCTGTCGCAAATATGCCGAGCCGGGCCAGCTACTGGAACAGCTGTTTACCGACGCGCAAAAACGCATTTTGTAA
- the hydA gene encoding dihydropyrimidinase gives MRVLIKNGLIVNADKRACADLLIDAGRVKQIASTIEADASCKVIDATGCYVMPGGIDVHTHFNIDTGLARSCDDFFTGTRAAACGGTTTVVDHMGFGPPGCHLRHQLGVYHNYAAYKAVIDYSFHGVIQHVNHGILDEIPMMVESGISSFKLYLTYQYKLNDDEILQAMRHLHLAGALTTVHPENDAAIAQRRAAFLNAGKTAPRYHALSRPPECEAEAIARVINLARLAGDAPLYIVHLSNQLGLEYLRLARAQQQPVWVETCPQYLLLDERCYERQDALKYLLSPPLRNARHNDALWSGIADGAIDTVATDHCAFSLTQRQTLSGGDFSRCPNGLPGVENRLLLLFSYGVMTGRISPERFVALTSANPAKLFGMWPQKGLLAPGADGDVVIIDPQRTTTIRHDRLHDNADYSPWEGFICQGAIRQTLSRGRVIFDNGVFTGVAGQGRFLRRQPFQPLTLPSAEPLLQESVL, from the coding sequence ATGCGCGTACTGATTAAAAATGGCCTTATCGTCAACGCTGACAAGAGAGCCTGCGCGGATCTGCTTATCGATGCCGGGCGGGTTAAGCAAATTGCCAGCACGATTGAGGCCGATGCCTCCTGCAAGGTGATTGATGCCACGGGCTGTTATGTGATGCCCGGCGGCATCGATGTTCACACCCATTTCAATATTGATACCGGGCTTGCCCGCAGCTGCGACGACTTCTTTACCGGCACCCGCGCGGCGGCCTGCGGCGGCACCACTACGGTGGTCGATCATATGGGCTTTGGCCCGCCCGGCTGCCATCTGCGCCACCAGCTCGGGGTTTACCATAACTATGCCGCCTATAAAGCAGTGATCGACTACAGCTTTCACGGCGTGATCCAGCATGTGAATCACGGCATTCTGGATGAGATCCCGATGATGGTGGAGAGCGGCATCAGCAGTTTCAAGCTCTATCTCACTTATCAGTACAAGCTGAACGATGATGAGATTTTGCAGGCGATGCGCCATCTGCATCTGGCGGGCGCGCTGACCACCGTCCACCCGGAGAACGATGCCGCCATCGCCCAGCGCCGCGCGGCGTTTCTTAATGCCGGGAAAACCGCGCCGCGCTACCACGCCCTGAGCCGCCCGCCGGAGTGCGAAGCGGAAGCGATCGCCAGAGTGATTAATCTCGCGCGGCTTGCCGGCGACGCGCCGCTCTATATCGTGCACCTCTCCAATCAGCTGGGGCTGGAGTACCTGCGTCTGGCCCGCGCGCAACAGCAGCCGGTGTGGGTAGAGACCTGCCCGCAGTATCTGCTGCTCGACGAGCGCTGCTACGAACGCCAGGATGCGCTGAAGTATCTGCTCAGCCCGCCGCTGCGTAACGCCCGCCACAACGATGCGCTGTGGAGCGGCATTGCCGATGGCGCGATTGATACCGTCGCTACCGATCACTGCGCTTTTTCGCTGACTCAGCGCCAGACCCTCTCCGGCGGCGATTTCAGCCGCTGCCCGAACGGGCTACCGGGGGTGGAAAACCGCCTGCTGCTGCTCTTCTCCTATGGGGTGATGACCGGGCGTATTTCGCCCGAACGCTTTGTGGCGCTTACCAGCGCCAACCCGGCGAAATTGTTCGGCATGTGGCCGCAAAAGGGGCTATTGGCTCCCGGCGCGGATGGCGATGTGGTGATTATCGATCCGCAGCGCACCACCACCATTCGCCACGACCGGCTGCATGACAATGCGGACTACTCGCCGTGGGAGGGGTTTATCTGTCAGGGGGCGATCCGCCAGACCCTGTCGCGCGGGCGGGTGATCTTCGATAACGGCGTATTCACCGGCGTTGCTGGCCAGGGGCGCTTTTTACGCCGCCAACCCTTTCAGCCGCTTACGCTGCCGTCAGCGGAACCGTTGCTACAAGAGAGTGTGCTATGA
- a CDS encoding glycosyltransferase family 2 protein — protein sequence MKISLVVPVFNEEEAIPIFYKTVRGFDALKPYTVELVFINDGSKDATETIINTLALSDPLVVPLSFTRNFGKEPALFAGLEHATGEAIIPIDVDLQDPVEVIPHLITKWQAGADMVLAKRSDRSTDGRMKRKSAEWFYKLHNKISYPQIEENVGDFRLMSREVVENIKLLSERNLFMKGILSWVGGNTDIVEYIRADRVAGKSKFNGWKLWNLALDGITSFSTFPLRIWTYIGLSVSLLSFFYAIWMVIDKLLWGNPVPGYPSLMTAILFLGGIQLIGIGILGEYMGRVYTEVKERPRYLIKNRKRTLER from the coding sequence ATGAAAATCTCTTTGGTGGTGCCCGTCTTTAATGAAGAAGAGGCGATACCCATCTTTTATAAAACGGTGCGCGGCTTTGACGCGTTAAAGCCCTATACCGTAGAACTGGTTTTTATTAATGATGGCAGCAAAGATGCCACTGAAACCATTATTAATACCCTCGCGCTCTCCGATCCGCTGGTCGTGCCGTTATCTTTTACGCGTAATTTCGGCAAAGAGCCGGCGTTATTTGCCGGGCTTGAGCACGCAACGGGAGAGGCCATTATCCCGATAGATGTCGATTTGCAGGATCCAGTTGAGGTCATTCCCCATCTGATTACTAAATGGCAGGCGGGTGCCGATATGGTGCTGGCGAAGCGTAGCGATCGCTCAACCGATGGCCGCATGAAGCGCAAATCAGCAGAGTGGTTTTATAAGCTGCACAATAAAATCAGCTATCCGCAGATAGAAGAGAACGTCGGTGATTTTCGCCTGATGTCGCGGGAGGTCGTAGAAAATATCAAACTGCTTTCCGAACGTAATCTGTTTATGAAAGGCATCCTTTCTTGGGTTGGCGGCAACACCGATATTGTTGAATATATTCGCGCTGACCGCGTGGCCGGTAAGTCAAAATTCAATGGCTGGAAACTGTGGAATCTTGCGCTTGATGGCATCACCAGTTTCTCCACCTTCCCGCTGCGTATCTGGACCTATATCGGTCTTAGCGTCTCGTTGCTCTCCTTTTTCTACGCCATCTGGATGGTGATCGATAAGTTGTTATGGGGAAATCCGGTACCCGGTTATCCCTCTTTGATGACGGCGATCCTCTTTTTAGGCGGTATTCAGCTTATCGGCATAGGTATTCTTGGTGAATATATGGGACGCGTTTATACCGAAGTGAAAGAGAGACCGCGTTATCTAATTAAGAACAGAAAAAGAACCCTGGAACGTTAA
- a CDS encoding acyltransferase family protein, which produces MCFHFKSFINQSFQGWGDRLFLNGDIGVDLFFVISGFIIYYITRDDNGGLTSAKLFFIKRFCRVFPPYFAITLLVAGSSVESWMQTATSLLFIPLDTTQIAPWFGVAKLFVGWTLNYEFIFYTLFTLCMLFKTRKNSVLFVIVALAVAIPAWLHNVAISPSNHYNYPGYLATLTNSLMLEFLVGTFIGWLVVNKKITYGKGVSIALIVLSFALFLFILLTHYSKIGGLGYILAAFALVFSLTNHEAQYAFWAPKPVLYTGKISFSLYLVHYRAKSLLSKALHHNQSAWGGLMLFVLAVILSFIFAVISHYLLEKKLSSLFRKYLLKKA; this is translated from the coding sequence ATGTGCTTTCATTTTAAAAGCTTTATTAATCAGTCATTTCAAGGCTGGGGCGATCGACTTTTTCTCAACGGTGATATCGGCGTCGATCTCTTTTTCGTCATCAGCGGGTTTATTATTTACTACATTACCCGCGACGACAACGGCGGTTTAACTTCTGCAAAGCTCTTCTTTATTAAGCGTTTTTGCCGTGTCTTCCCACCCTATTTCGCTATTACGCTGTTGGTGGCTGGCAGTAGCGTTGAGTCGTGGATGCAAACCGCCACTTCACTGCTGTTTATTCCGTTAGACACGACGCAAATCGCGCCCTGGTTTGGCGTGGCTAAACTGTTTGTTGGCTGGACGCTCAATTACGAATTTATTTTCTACACGCTGTTCACCCTCTGCATGTTGTTCAAAACGCGTAAAAACAGTGTGCTGTTTGTGATTGTGGCTCTGGCGGTCGCCATCCCTGCCTGGCTGCACAACGTGGCGATTTCACCCTCAAACCACTATAACTATCCGGGCTATCTCGCCACCCTCACCAATAGTTTGATGCTCGAATTTCTTGTCGGCACCTTTATCGGCTGGCTGGTGGTGAATAAAAAGATCACCTATGGCAAAGGTGTCAGCATTGCCTTAATCGTGCTTAGCTTCGCGCTGTTTCTCTTTATTCTGTTAACCCATTACAGCAAGATTGGCGGCCTCGGTTATATTCTCGCCGCCTTTGCACTGGTATTTTCCCTGACCAATCACGAAGCGCAGTACGCTTTTTGGGCACCGAAGCCGGTGCTCTATACCGGGAAAATTTCTTTCTCTCTTTACCTTGTGCATTACCGTGCGAAATCACTGCTCAGCAAAGCGCTGCACCATAATCAATCTGCCTGGGGCGGTTTAATGCTCTTTGTGCTCGCGGTGATCCTCTCATTTATCTTTGCCGTCATCTCTCACTATTTGTTAGAGAAAAAGCTCAGCTCTCTGTTCAGAAAGTACTTATTAAAAAAAGCCTGA